The Mytilus galloprovincialis chromosome 4, xbMytGall1.hap1.1, whole genome shotgun sequence genome contains a region encoding:
- the LOC143070814 gene encoding octopamine receptor beta-2R-like, producing MLKSQMSLQSPEMMLRLHDNATNNSFVVNETTHTSLHVFLLVLKSTVMTLIMCTAVAGNLLVIGSVVKFERLRSRVTNYFIVSLAFADILVAVLVMPFNASMEISEKWIFGSFMCDIFNSNDVLFSTSSILHICCISMDRYIAIMKPLKYERKMTKFRALSMIAVTWIASLLISYIPIHSQLYTTHENALVLENNPNACTFVVNRLYAIISSSVSFWIPCTIMVFVYIRIFIEARKQEKHIRSASVCSNKSNALYPGRNSRDISDRKTMKREHKAAKTLGIIMGVFILCFFPFFSWYLITSMCKNFCPYPPILGKILFWIGYSNSCLNPIIYAYYNREFRQAFKRLLKMKSQFDSYNFNHCSSGDTKDTANVPLVYLNGNGGPTSV from the coding sequence ATGTTAAAATCACAGATGTCACTGCAATCGCCAGAGATGATGCTAAGATTACATGACAACGCAACAAATAACAGTTTTGTTGTTAATGAAACAACACATACATctttacatgtgtttttattGGTGCTAAAATCAACAGTCATGACACTTATCATGTGCACTGCTGTAGCAGGGAACCTTTTAGTAATTGGAAGTGTTGTTAAATTTGAACGTCTTAGGTCACGTGTGACAAATTACTTCATCGTATCTTTGGCCTTTGCTGATATTTTAGTTGCCGTACTAGTTATGCCCTTCAATGCTAGTATGGAAATAAGTGAGAAATGGATATTTGGGTCATTCATGTGTGACATATTTAATTCGAATGATGTATTATTCAGCACAAGTTCTATTTTACATATATGTTGCATAAGTATGGATCGGTACATAGCTATCATGAAACCTTTAAAATATGAGAGAAAAATGACGAAATTCCGTGCTTTGTCAATGATTGCCGTTACATGGATAGCTTCACTCTTGATTTCATATATACCAATTCATTCGCAACTCTATACAACACACGAAAACGCTCTTGTGTTGGAAAATAACCCGAATGCTTGCACTTTTGTTGTGAatcgtttatatgctataatatcGTCCAGTGTTTCATTTTGGATACCATGCACTATAATGGTGTTTGTTTACATAAGGATTTTTATTGAAGCCAGAAAGCAAGAAAAACATATCCGGTCAGCTAGTGTttgctcaaacaaatcaaatgcCTTATATCCAGGTAGAAACTCACGTGATATTTCTGACCGGAAGACTATGAAAAGGGAGCATAAAGCTGCAAAAACGCTTGGAATAATAATGGGCGTTTTCATTTTATGCTTTTTCCCGTTTTTCTCATGGTATTTAATTACAAGTATGTGTAAAAACTTTTGTCCATACCCACCAATACTTGGAAAAATTCTATTTTGGATAGGATATTCTAATTCGTGCTTAAATCCAATTATATATGCTTATTATAATCGAGAATTTAGGCAAGCTTTTAAAAGACTGTTAAAAATGAAGTCTCAATTTGACTCGTATAATTTTAATCATTGTTCTTCCGGTGATACGAAAGACACTGCTAACGTTCCCTTGGTGTATCTTAATGGCAATGGAGGACCAACTTCAGTGTAG